One window of Polyangiaceae bacterium genomic DNA carries:
- a CDS encoding DUF2378 family protein, whose amino-acid sequence MTFHAPDWEAPIDPQLYIEKASPLATAKGMFFAMVQRELKKAGKLNRVARAEPTYRAFKDYPYVDLLKLEVEACPELYPNASLREGLRRLGHCVFPMFLEQMIGRVLFGVVGRDPQQLLRLAAKGYAIAASHGTGKALEVNGTSGILRLENVCNFPTAFHVGVVEGTLKHLDLRREVEVEEHALFDVDIRASWR is encoded by the coding sequence ATGACCTTCCACGCTCCGGATTGGGAAGCCCCAATCGACCCTCAGCTGTACATCGAGAAGGCGTCGCCGCTGGCGACTGCCAAAGGGATGTTCTTCGCAATGGTGCAGCGGGAGCTGAAGAAAGCCGGCAAGCTCAACCGAGTCGCGCGGGCCGAACCCACGTATCGCGCTTTCAAAGACTACCCGTACGTCGATCTGCTGAAGCTCGAAGTGGAAGCGTGTCCTGAGCTGTACCCCAATGCCTCGCTCCGTGAAGGCTTGCGGCGTCTAGGGCACTGCGTGTTCCCGATGTTTCTGGAGCAGATGATTGGCCGCGTGCTGTTCGGCGTCGTCGGTCGCGACCCACAGCAACTGTTGCGCTTGGCGGCGAAAGGCTATGCGATTGCGGCGAGCCACGGCACTGGAAAGGCGCTCGAAGTGAACGGCACGTCGGGTATCCTGCGACTCGAGAATGTGTGTAATTTCCCCACGGCATTTCACGTCGGAGTCGTGGAGGGTACGCTCAAGCACCTCGACCTGCGTCGCGAGGTGGAAGTCGAAGAGCACGCGCTGTTTGACGTCGACATCCGCGCCAGCTGGCGCTGA
- a CDS encoding acyl-CoA dehydrogenase family protein, producing MDFTLSEETRAVRDAFTRWVKEELIPLETKEQLDPDQGIPTEIVKRVRKQAADLGFYSHHMPEEVGGGGFSNLQSSVLREACGRSGSFLASYAIAGPEGPSPMHLMFNAEQREHYLTPLIAGETSACFMLSEPGAGSDAQHISTRAEKRGDKWILNGTKHFITNGKHADWGVVFATNDPSKGAKGGISAFIVEPGMYQVGRAHRAMAGFEGQTEIVFEDAEVPAKNLVGQEGMAFLTAMTFLGIGRLQIAANCVGVADYLLSLGVDYAGQRQAFGQPIGARQGVQWMLADSATEIYAARNMVYHTSWLVDAGGQDPTRELSMCKLYATEMVNRVCDRVLQIHGGMGWMKDCPTERYFRSLRVLRIVEGTSEIQRMVIARTLLGKTAR from the coding sequence ATGGACTTCACGCTGAGCGAAGAGACCCGCGCCGTCCGCGATGCTTTCACCCGCTGGGTGAAGGAGGAGCTGATCCCCCTCGAGACGAAAGAACAGCTAGATCCGGACCAGGGGATCCCGACGGAGATCGTCAAGCGGGTGCGCAAGCAAGCGGCGGATCTCGGCTTCTACTCGCACCACATGCCGGAAGAAGTCGGCGGCGGCGGCTTCTCGAACCTGCAGTCATCGGTGCTGCGCGAGGCGTGCGGCAGGAGCGGTAGCTTCCTCGCGAGCTACGCCATCGCTGGACCCGAAGGTCCTTCTCCGATGCACCTGATGTTCAACGCCGAGCAGCGTGAACACTACCTGACCCCGTTGATCGCGGGCGAGACCAGCGCGTGCTTCATGTTGAGCGAGCCTGGAGCAGGCTCCGACGCGCAGCACATCAGTACCCGCGCGGAAAAACGGGGTGACAAGTGGATCCTCAACGGCACCAAGCACTTCATCACCAACGGCAAGCACGCCGACTGGGGCGTCGTGTTCGCCACCAACGATCCGAGCAAGGGTGCGAAGGGCGGCATCAGCGCGTTCATCGTCGAGCCTGGTATGTACCAGGTCGGACGCGCTCACCGGGCGATGGCGGGCTTCGAAGGGCAAACAGAGATCGTCTTCGAGGACGCTGAGGTGCCAGCAAAGAACCTGGTCGGGCAAGAGGGCATGGCGTTCCTCACGGCAATGACCTTCCTCGGCATCGGGCGCTTGCAGATAGCAGCGAACTGCGTCGGGGTTGCGGACTACCTGTTGAGCCTCGGAGTGGACTACGCAGGTCAGCGCCAGGCTTTCGGGCAGCCGATCGGGGCGCGTCAGGGCGTGCAGTGGATGCTCGCGGACAGCGCTACGGAGATCTACGCCGCGCGCAACATGGTCTACCACACGTCGTGGCTCGTTGACGCAGGCGGTCAAGACCCGACGCGGGAACTTTCCATGTGCAAACTCTACGCAACGGAGATGGTCAACCGTGTGTGCGACCGGGTGCTGCAGATCCACGGTGGCATGGGCTGGATGAAAGACTGCCCAACGGAGCGCTATTTCCGCTCACTGCGGGTGCTGCGTATCGTGGAGGGCACCTCGGAGATCCAGCGCATGGTGATCGCGCGCACGCTCCTCGGAAAGACAGCTCGATAG
- the mutH gene encoding DNA mismatch repair endonuclease MutH — protein sequence MRWASPPKTESELAARAEALAGQTLAQLAARCEVEPPPDLRRHKGWVGSLMEALLGASAGSKADADFPELGVELKTLPVDQRGLPCESTFVTSIPLLEIGDVEFERSRVVRKLSRVLWVPVQGTRSIPLAARVVGTPLLWSPSEAQLSALRDDWEELCLYIARGEIEAITGHLGKFLQVRPKAAHGGVRRLAHDADGARLLANPKGFYLRARFTAEILRAHYHLPESRGRQDF from the coding sequence GTGCGCTGGGCCTCACCCCCAAAAACCGAGAGCGAGCTAGCGGCTCGCGCTGAGGCGCTGGCGGGCCAGACGCTTGCGCAGCTTGCGGCACGTTGTGAAGTCGAGCCGCCACCGGATTTGCGTCGGCACAAGGGCTGGGTGGGGAGCTTGATGGAGGCGCTGCTCGGCGCGAGCGCGGGTTCCAAGGCGGACGCGGACTTTCCTGAGCTCGGGGTCGAGCTGAAGACGCTGCCGGTGGATCAGCGGGGGCTGCCGTGTGAGTCCACGTTCGTGACCAGCATCCCGCTGCTCGAGATTGGGGATGTGGAGTTCGAGCGGTCCCGCGTGGTGCGCAAGCTCTCTCGCGTACTCTGGGTACCCGTTCAGGGTACTCGCAGCATCCCGCTCGCTGCGCGCGTCGTCGGGACGCCGCTCTTGTGGAGCCCGAGCGAGGCGCAGCTGTCGGCGCTGCGAGATGACTGGGAAGAGCTGTGCTTGTACATCGCGCGTGGCGAGATCGAGGCCATCACCGGGCACCTCGGAAAGTTTTTGCAGGTGCGCCCCAAAGCAGCTCATGGTGGCGTGAGGCGTCTGGCTCACGACGCAGATGGCGCCCGACTGCTGGCAAACCCTAAAGGTTTCTACCTGCGTGCGCGTTTCACCGCGGAGATCCTCCGTGCCCACTACCACCTGCCCGAATCGCGGGGTCGCCAGGATTTCTGA
- a CDS encoding AhpC/TSA family protein, whose translation MKLSPGQDAPLFFASTWDDQPIELKVLRGKPVWLAFFRYAACPLCNLRVHQMIQRFDAYQSRGLQVLAVFQSPAEKMAEYVGKQAPPFPLIADPEEGLYARYGLGNSLLGFAAPRNLKKAMEAARAGFVPGVPDGTVTRLPADFLIDAGGVIRDVYYAPEIGEHIPFERVEAFIDSQARAAAAQATP comes from the coding sequence ATGAAGCTCTCTCCGGGTCAAGACGCGCCACTGTTCTTCGCAAGCACGTGGGACGATCAACCGATTGAGCTGAAGGTCCTGCGGGGCAAGCCTGTGTGGCTCGCCTTCTTTCGCTACGCCGCGTGTCCGCTGTGCAATCTCCGTGTGCACCAGATGATTCAGCGCTTCGATGCCTACCAGAGTCGCGGGCTACAAGTGCTGGCCGTGTTCCAGTCGCCCGCTGAGAAGATGGCGGAGTACGTCGGCAAGCAGGCTCCGCCGTTTCCGTTGATCGCCGACCCTGAAGAGGGATTGTACGCCCGCTATGGCTTGGGCAACTCGCTGCTCGGTTTCGCAGCACCGCGGAACCTGAAGAAGGCAATGGAGGCCGCTCGCGCCGGCTTCGTACCAGGCGTCCCGGACGGCACAGTCACTCGCTTGCCTGCGGATTTCTTGATTGATGCGGGTGGAGTGATCCGCGACGTCTACTACGCCCCAGAGATCGGCGAACACATCCCGTTTGAGCGAGTTGAAGCGTTCATCGACAGCCAGGCGCGGGCCGCAGCTGCTCAAGCCACACCCTGA
- a CDS encoding metallophosphoesterase — protein MPKAIWIVALLAFGCGVAPPRVPAFKAGQPALEQRKGALAILGDTQRTSWFERVVLCREDNSELQPKLIADLVAKDPAALVLVGDLVFDGGSNSDWEHFDQLFAKLPRTTPVLPMWGNHEYWRFSSERTTEQQLAARFLGLDGQRYYSRQLGHIGLVMLDSNLFISPRQRIKGLKPLPAPRLRRRGSNQTTDLEDFYDARWEEQKCFFESELERFEADPGVNQVFVFSHHPVYSLGPWGHPEPRLQELVKSFLSHGKARAWFSGHAHGYERFGLKDGERGAHGDKAFIVTAGGGGPRPAALELRPSPLAPARRGERPLNYVLASEQPGGVQLLVRGLLGDDRAGELERVVLSSPGN, from the coding sequence GTGCCGAAGGCGATCTGGATCGTGGCTCTGCTGGCCTTCGGCTGCGGTGTGGCGCCTCCGCGAGTGCCAGCATTCAAGGCAGGTCAACCTGCCCTGGAGCAGCGAAAGGGAGCGCTTGCCATCCTCGGGGATACGCAGAGGACGTCGTGGTTCGAACGCGTCGTGCTGTGTCGAGAAGACAACTCCGAGCTGCAACCAAAGTTGATCGCTGACCTGGTCGCCAAGGATCCCGCAGCACTCGTCCTGGTGGGAGATCTGGTGTTCGATGGTGGCTCGAACTCCGACTGGGAACACTTCGACCAGCTGTTTGCGAAGCTCCCGCGTACGACGCCGGTGCTGCCAATGTGGGGTAACCACGAATACTGGCGTTTCAGCTCAGAGCGCACGACAGAGCAACAGCTCGCTGCGCGCTTTCTGGGGCTGGACGGGCAACGCTACTACTCACGTCAGCTAGGGCACATCGGGCTCGTGATGCTGGACAGCAACCTGTTCATTTCCCCAAGGCAACGCATCAAGGGGCTCAAGCCACTCCCCGCACCGCGCCTGCGCCGCCGCGGATCGAACCAGACGACAGACCTGGAGGACTTCTACGACGCGCGGTGGGAGGAGCAGAAGTGCTTCTTCGAGAGTGAGCTAGAGCGCTTCGAGGCCGATCCGGGTGTGAACCAGGTGTTCGTCTTCTCCCATCACCCGGTTTACTCTCTTGGGCCGTGGGGGCACCCAGAGCCGCGCCTGCAAGAGCTGGTGAAGAGCTTCCTCAGCCATGGCAAGGCGCGAGCGTGGTTCAGCGGTCACGCTCACGGCTATGAACGCTTCGGCTTGAAGGACGGTGAGCGCGGAGCCCACGGAGACAAGGCGTTCATCGTCACCGCCGGTGGAGGCGGCCCGAGACCGGCTGCGCTGGAGCTCAGGCCGAGCCCGCTGGCGCCAGCGCGTCGTGGAGAACGCCCTCTGAACTACGTGCTTGCTTCGGAACAGCCTGGGGGCGTTCAGCTACTCGTCCGCGGATTGCTGGGAGACGACCGAGCTGGCGAGCTGGAGCGCGTTGTGCTTAGTTCCCCAGGGAACTGA
- a CDS encoding radical SAM protein, with the protein MANIGYIQVVRHCNHFCGFCSNPTTPYTHTFDSMKVLVDDFVKRGYFGVILTGGEPTLHPELPRICEYARNSGLHVRMITNGSRLADPDFARQMGDAGLQLVHVSVYSVRPEVESVLRGMDGTLPKAFAAVRNAHEHGVEVNINCVINRLNADHLHENIQYWIENHPYIRHFVWNNLDPSMGRAEVNQAQFTPRLRDFEVSLFKALRLLHRSGRTFRVEKVPLCYMTEFAWASTETRKIVKGEERIVHFLDQKQTVRQTDWEHIYSEDCGHCSLRTICGGLFDRGNGYDPAELAPVFVDRDQIVLRILKDESDPSFRFTSLDDWKRDFEARCAETLAGQHSQRPQGPEPDERFQDPSAPAVGQITEQGQRLYQAKRKSEAKRAERLGVSMEHSADREDK; encoded by the coding sequence TTGGCTAACATCGGGTACATCCAGGTCGTTCGACACTGCAACCACTTCTGTGGGTTCTGTTCCAATCCGACGACGCCGTATACCCACACCTTCGACAGCATGAAGGTGCTCGTCGACGACTTCGTGAAGCGAGGTTACTTCGGCGTCATCCTCACCGGCGGCGAGCCGACCTTGCACCCAGAGCTGCCGCGTATCTGCGAGTACGCTCGCAACAGCGGGCTCCACGTGCGCATGATCACGAACGGCTCGCGCCTGGCGGATCCAGACTTCGCTCGCCAGATGGGCGACGCGGGGTTGCAGCTCGTCCACGTCTCTGTGTACAGCGTGCGCCCTGAGGTGGAGTCGGTGTTGCGGGGCATGGACGGCACACTGCCGAAGGCGTTTGCTGCCGTGCGGAATGCGCATGAGCATGGCGTCGAGGTCAACATCAACTGCGTGATCAACCGCTTGAACGCGGACCACCTGCACGAGAACATCCAGTACTGGATCGAGAACCACCCCTATATTCGCCACTTCGTCTGGAACAACCTGGACCCTTCCATGGGGCGTGCTGAGGTGAATCAAGCACAGTTCACCCCGCGGCTGCGCGACTTCGAGGTCAGCCTCTTCAAAGCGCTACGGCTCCTGCATCGCAGCGGTCGCACATTCCGCGTGGAAAAAGTGCCACTTTGCTACATGACGGAGTTCGCCTGGGCGAGCACGGAGACTCGGAAGATCGTCAAGGGGGAGGAGCGCATCGTGCACTTCCTCGATCAGAAGCAGACCGTGCGGCAGACAGACTGGGAGCACATCTACTCGGAAGACTGCGGGCACTGCAGCCTACGCACGATCTGCGGTGGCTTGTTCGACCGCGGCAACGGCTACGACCCGGCTGAGCTGGCGCCGGTCTTCGTCGATCGCGATCAGATCGTGCTCCGCATCCTGAAGGACGAGAGCGACCCGAGTTTCCGCTTCACCAGCCTCGATGATTGGAAGCGTGACTTCGAGGCGCGCTGCGCGGAGACGCTAGCTGGCCAGCACTCCCAGCGTCCTCAGGGCCCAGAGCCCGATGAGCGCTTCCAAGATCCGAGCGCTCCCGCGGTGGGGCAGATCACGGAACAGGGGCAACGGCTCTACCAGGCGAAGCGCAAGAGCGAAGCGAAACGCGCAGAGCGCCTCGGCGTGTCCATGGAACACAGCGCCGACCGCGAAGACAAGTAG
- a CDS encoding TetR/AcrR family transcriptional regulator, with amino-acid sequence MRAKILVEATRLFARHGYDGTSLQAIADAVGIKKPSLIHHFASKDLLRQAVLDAQLAHWNELLPRLVLAAAAGEDQFDAVTREIVRFFSTDPDRARLLVREALDRPEDMQERFSRLVVPVVGSLAQLIRRGRGKVVHADVDAEAYVFHAINLFISGVAFADSFQRLMPDGKKRGPAPERLTRELLRIGKSSLIQPRTQQPNELTWSSPAPVNATASGKRTNKSKPRASRAPKSAARETE; translated from the coding sequence ATGCGCGCGAAGATCCTGGTCGAGGCGACCCGGCTCTTCGCGAGGCACGGCTATGACGGCACGAGCCTGCAGGCGATCGCCGATGCCGTGGGGATCAAGAAACCGAGCTTGATCCATCACTTTGCCTCCAAGGACCTGCTTCGCCAAGCAGTGCTCGATGCACAGCTCGCGCACTGGAACGAGCTCTTGCCGCGTCTCGTGCTCGCGGCGGCGGCAGGCGAAGATCAGTTCGACGCGGTCACGCGGGAGATCGTGCGCTTCTTCAGCACCGACCCTGACCGCGCGCGGCTGCTCGTCCGTGAGGCGCTGGACCGGCCTGAGGACATGCAGGAGCGCTTCAGCCGCCTGGTCGTGCCCGTGGTCGGGAGCCTCGCGCAATTGATCCGGCGCGGGCGAGGCAAGGTTGTTCACGCCGACGTGGACGCGGAGGCGTACGTCTTTCATGCGATCAACCTGTTCATCAGTGGTGTCGCGTTCGCGGACAGCTTCCAGCGCCTGATGCCCGACGGAAAAAAGCGAGGACCAGCCCCGGAGCGCCTGACGCGAGAGCTGCTCAGGATCGGGAAGTCGAGCTTGATTCAACCGCGGACGCAGCAACCGAACGAACTGACTTGGTCGAGTCCTGCGCCCGTAAATGCTACTGCCTCGGGGAAACGCACGAATAAGTCCAAACCAAGAGCCTCGCGAGCGCCGAAGAGCGCCGCACGTGAAACGGAGTGA
- a CDS encoding acyl-CoA dehydrogenase family protein yields MSNYFKDNADLAYYFERGIDWESLVRVTENDFKSPDGFKTTEEATEFYRQVAEMVGEFVAEQIPPIAAKVDAQGVELEHGEAKVPAELEALFSQIADLELHGLVTPRELGGQNAPMLLYYINAELFGRGDTSMMTHHGFHAGIAMAMLVLSMVEGTTEFDPEEGVIKSTRFQKEIEEISSGKAWGCMDITEPDAGSDMAALKSYAEQDAAGNWFVTGQKIFITSGHGKYHFVIARTDRDPTTGLDGLGMFLVPTYHEDEAGNRTRVVTIDRLEEKLGHHGSATASLSFERAPAQLVGKPGDGFRYMLVLMNNARVGVGFESLGLMEAAYRKAIAYAEERRSMGKSIDRHEMIADYLDEMRTDIQAVRALAMTAGFHEEMGTKLERVLPNLTRDELEQQRLKREAKHHQRIARRLTPLLKYIAAEKAVEHARRCIQIHGGNGYITEYGAEKLLRDAMVLPIYEGTSQIQSLMAMKDTLMGIIKSPQEFVRRVAQVRWKALSARDPLERRVAKLTQLSLGVQQHLLARTAGAKFRALVGKPVSEWPSTLFDGWDPKRDFRFAMLHAERLCRVLVDEAVAEILLSQAKQDPERAEVLERFLDRAETRVRFMHDEVTTTGARLIESLEQVDDPAAVGAAE; encoded by the coding sequence ATGTCCAACTACTTCAAAGACAACGCCGACCTCGCGTACTACTTCGAGCGCGGAATCGACTGGGAGTCCCTGGTTCGGGTCACTGAGAACGACTTCAAGAGCCCCGACGGCTTCAAGACCACGGAAGAGGCGACGGAGTTCTACCGTCAGGTCGCCGAGATGGTCGGCGAGTTCGTCGCCGAGCAGATCCCGCCGATCGCGGCGAAGGTCGACGCTCAAGGCGTGGAGCTCGAGCACGGTGAGGCCAAGGTGCCCGCCGAGCTCGAGGCGCTGTTCAGCCAGATTGCAGATCTGGAGCTACATGGCTTGGTGACGCCGCGGGAGCTTGGCGGACAGAACGCGCCGATGTTGCTCTACTACATCAACGCCGAGCTATTTGGCCGCGGTGACACCAGCATGATGACTCACCACGGCTTTCACGCTGGAATCGCCATGGCGATGCTGGTGCTGAGCATGGTCGAAGGGACCACGGAGTTCGATCCGGAGGAAGGCGTGATCAAGAGCACGCGTTTCCAGAAGGAAATTGAGGAGATTAGCTCGGGCAAGGCCTGGGGCTGCATGGATATCACCGAACCCGACGCGGGCAGCGACATGGCCGCGCTCAAGAGCTACGCTGAGCAAGATGCCGCCGGAAACTGGTTCGTCACCGGGCAGAAGATCTTCATCACCTCGGGGCACGGCAAGTACCACTTCGTGATCGCCCGTACGGATCGGGATCCGACGACCGGCCTCGATGGGCTCGGCATGTTCCTGGTCCCGACGTACCACGAGGACGAAGCTGGCAACCGCACCCGCGTGGTGACCATCGACCGCCTGGAAGAGAAGCTTGGCCACCACGGCTCAGCCACCGCCAGCCTGAGCTTCGAGCGCGCCCCGGCACAGCTCGTTGGCAAGCCGGGGGACGGTTTCCGCTACATGCTGGTGTTGATGAACAATGCTCGCGTCGGCGTGGGCTTCGAGAGCCTCGGCCTGATGGAGGCGGCCTACCGCAAGGCCATCGCCTACGCCGAGGAGCGCAGGTCGATGGGCAAGAGCATCGACCGCCACGAGATGATCGCGGACTACCTGGACGAGATGCGCACCGACATCCAGGCGGTGCGCGCGTTGGCGATGACGGCTGGCTTTCACGAGGAGATGGGCACCAAGCTCGAGCGCGTGCTGCCCAACCTGACCCGCGACGAGCTCGAGCAGCAGCGCCTCAAGCGTGAGGCGAAGCACCACCAGCGTATCGCTCGCCGCCTGACGCCACTCTTGAAGTACATCGCCGCAGAGAAGGCCGTCGAGCACGCGCGGCGCTGCATCCAAATCCACGGCGGAAATGGCTACATCACCGAGTACGGCGCGGAGAAGCTGCTGCGGGACGCCATGGTGCTGCCAATCTATGAAGGCACGAGCCAAATCCAGAGCCTGATGGCGATGAAGGACACGCTGATGGGCATCATCAAGAGCCCCCAGGAGTTCGTGCGCCGGGTCGCCCAGGTCCGCTGGAAGGCGCTGTCGGCGCGTGACCCACTAGAGCGCCGCGTCGCGAAGCTCACTCAGCTGTCCCTTGGAGTGCAACAGCACCTACTGGCTCGCACGGCGGGTGCTAAGTTCCGCGCGCTGGTGGGCAAGCCGGTCAGCGAGTGGCCGAGCACGCTGTTCGACGGCTGGGATCCGAAGCGGGACTTCCGCTTTGCGATGCTTCACGCGGAACGCCTGTGCCGGGTGCTCGTCGACGAGGCCGTCGCCGAGATCTTGCTAAGTCAAGCCAAGCAAGATCCGGAGCGAGCCGAGGTGCTCGAGCGCTTCCTGGACCGCGCAGAGACTCGCGTGCGCTTCATGCACGACGAAGTCACGACCACCGGTGCACGCCTGATTGAGAGTCTGGAGCAGGTGGACGATCCCGCCGCGGTCGGGGCCGCGGAGTAG